One genomic segment of Brassica napus cultivar Da-Ae chromosome A3, Da-Ae, whole genome shotgun sequence includes these proteins:
- the LOC125606877 gene encoding 60S ribosomal protein L2, mitochondrial-like encodes MSALVALCRARAASSLFSSLVRPAFRSLSTGFGDVQNKTLVAEMEEKMLHMDINSMIGSSMPLGMMRIGTIIHNIEMNPGQGAKLVRAAGTNAKILKEPASGKCLIKLPSGDTRWINARCRATIGTVSNPSHGVKKLYKAGQSRWLGIRPKVRGVAMNPCDHPHGGGEGKSKSSGSRGRTSVSPWGKPCKGGYKSASVKKKKKRLAAREAKM; translated from the exons ATGTCGGCCCTTGTGGCGCTATGCAGAGCTCGAGCTGCTTCCTCTTTGTTCAGCAGCCTTGTTCGTCCAGCATTTCGCAGTCTCTCAACAG GTTTTGGTGATGTGCAGAACAAAACACTTGTGGCAGAAATGGAAGAAAAGATGCTCCACATGGACATCAACTCAATGATAGGAAGTTCCATGCCACTAGGAATGATGCGCATAGGAACAATCATCCACAACATCGAGATGAACCCCGGGCAAGGTGCTAAGCTAGTCCGAGCTGCAGGAACAAACGCCAAGATCCTAAAGGAGCCTGCTTCAGGGAAGTGCTTGATCAAGCTTCCATCAGGGGACACCAGGTGGATCAACGCCAGATGCCGTGCTACGATTGGTACAGTGTCGAACCCGTCTCATGGAGTGAAGAAGCTGTATAAAGCAGGACAGAGCAGGTGGCTGGGGATAAGACCCAAAGTGAGAGGTGTGGCGATGAATCCTTGTGATCATCCACACGGTGGTGGTGAAGGGAAGAGCAAGAGTAGTGGAAGCAGAGGAAGGACATCGGTTAGCCCTTGGGGGAAACCGTGCAAAGGAGGTTACAAGTCAGCTAgtgtcaagaagaagaagaagagattggCAGCTAGAGAAGCCAAGATGTGA